Genomic DNA from Setaria italica strain Yugu1 chromosome V, Setaria_italica_v2.0, whole genome shotgun sequence:
CCACATGCCCTAGACGAGCCAGGTACCCGAGACGACATCATCGCTTGGGGTCAAGCCATGCATCTATCCGATTATTCCGATCCATCTCCCCGTGTCGCCCTCGTAGCATCAGCGCGAGCGAGAGCTCGACACATCACCGGCCAGACGAAGCCAAACAAACCCCCTTCTGCTCCGGCTCTTGCTGGTACTACCGATACGATCCCCGGGCAGCAGATACGGTCTCCTCTAGTCGACGCCTCTATGGCGTATAATACTGGCGCATTACTCGCTGTCAATGATGCTCGCGCTCTGTCAAGGTCTAATTGCgcaaaaacaaacaaaagagCAGAGCAACTGGGCGGGCATCTCTTTTCCGCGAAAGCGAGACGAGCGCATGCAGCCGATTGGAGGAATAAGAGCAGCAATCATGGCGCCGGGAGTTGGTCAGAGAAGCAGCTGCCGAATATTCACTCGCTTGCTAGCTCTCTGTCGTCGACGAGGACGGGAAGAGATCGAGGCGAACACGATCGATGACACCAAAAAGGACTCTTCTGTCGTCTGCAGATGGCACCTAATTTGGGGCCCTAAAATATGTGATCCGCTGCTGTTGCATCTGAATAAACTAGTCGCGATTAGCTTGGCGATGGAAAGAGGAGGTCAAAGATGAGCGAGCGGGAATCCTATGCTGCTGCGCCATTAGGTTATTAAGTTAACAAAGCAGCCACTACATGTGATACGAATTGTACGAAAGCGCTGGGGGCAAATCCTATCCTAAATTCCTGTCCGGTGCAATTGCACTTGCATTACGCGCGGTGGAAAGAAAAGCCAAATCATATTGTCGAACACGACCTGAAAGGAATAAGCTGTTTTTAACACGGAGGATAGTGGATAGCACGAGGAAAGATAGATGGCTCGCACTTTCCTTAGCATGAGGATGTGGTTATCGATTACCATTTACCGTACACTATAAAAACATCATCATTGCGTTATGAAGCTACGAACTAGAATGGATTGCAGATGTTGCAGCTGTGGTTAGAGGACGCGCACTGTCGACTAATCGTCGTGGTCTGACGAGGCTCGAGTTGACATGAAGCCTCATGGGTTAGCCACCAAACAAAACCCTCTCTCTCGCTCAAACCTCCTCTCACAAGAGATCCGGCCCATAGTTACGCACGTTAGCCCACTTGGCGCCGCGTCGTTCCCCGAGCTTCCCAGCTCAGCCCAACCCACTCGGCGTATCGTCCCCACAAGGCCCCGTAAGAAAATGCCCGACCCAGCCGAGAAACCAAAGCCCAAGCAACCGACCCCAAATAAAGAGAGTGCAGACTGCTTCCGATCCAATCCCCCCTTCccccctcttctttcttctctccaTCCGTGCTCCGGCCTCTCGCATCGGACTCATCACGCccatccaccgccaccgccgcgcgtcCCCACCATGAAGGACCCCTTCGAGGCGGCCGTCGAGGAGCAGGACTCGCCGCCGgagtcgccggcgccgcaggaggaggaagccggcgCCGCGGGACCCGCGGACGACCCCGAGGACTACGACGGCGGCCCGCGCGCCCCGCCACCGCGGCAGGCGTCGGCcccggcggcgctcgccgcggccgccgccaaggCCAAGGGCCGGGTCCAgagggagcagcaggaggatgaagacgacgaggaggaccAGATGGAGGTCGACCTCGAGAAGCTTCCCACCAGCACCGGCGACCCCGACAAGCTCGCCAAGATGAAGTTCGTGCCTGATTATGCCTTGCCCGTTCATTATTCGTATCTAGTAAATTCCATTGCCTTGTTAGCGGTAGAAATTCGTTGGTTCTTCGTATTCCTAGTAATTCTTTGAGTAGTAGATATGCGATTGGGCAACTGCAAGCCAGCGAACCCTAATTCTGCTATTTTCACCATGTGGAGATCATTTATAAGTAGAAACCAAGTAATTGGGTACTTGGCTTATTGGTGTTACAAATTCGTTGATTCTCCGTTATCCTATTGCATTCTTATATGTTTGCTTGTGGATCAGCAAGTAGGTGAATCCTTACTCTAGTTAACCGCACACAGACCAACTATGCATAACAAAACTAGCATCTGCCAATTGAATCCTGTTACGGGGGCAATATTAGTGTTTAGCATTGTTTGCTCTTTTCTTTAGTGTAGTAGTTAGTGTTCAACAATAGGCTCGTTTCAGTGATAATTTGTAATTTAGAAAGAAAGTTTTCTTCAATACTTGTTACTTGGGATTTATATTTCTCTGTAGTAGATAGAAAAGGATTTATATTTCGTCATGGATACAAAATTATGTATCTATGTTAAGAAATCATGTCTGCATTCTAACTGTCTGATTTTGTCAGTGCTATACTGTCACAATTTACGGAACAGCAGATGAACCGTTACGAGTCATTCCGAAGATCAGGATTTCAGAAATCAAACATGAAAAGGGTATGACCAAAAATCATATAAATTGAATGATCTGTATCTTGCATGTTTACCCCCCAATACACCTCAATGTTTGGATTTGTAAATGAACATATGCATATAGAGCATTTTATCGTCTTGAATGCACTGTTAATCGTAGTATCATCCTGTGGTACCTTAAATCTCATGAATGCTGTTTGCTAAAGCGACTGTCTTCTTTTTCACTTCCGTTGGGAGAATTACTTTGCTGCATGCCTTGTATGAAGCATACCGAGATGGACATATCTTGAGCTTTTATTTTCTCAAAATGCATGGATACTTGATTTCTTCCTTATTGTTTTCTGGTTTGGTAAGTCGATTTCTTCTTAGTTTGGAAACTTGATTTCTTCGTCATGTTgtactcctcttgaaatatataAGAGCTTAAATATCATACCAGCTAATCGGCAGGATGATAACTGACTCTGATCCTGTTATATCATGTGTTTGCTATCCAGTTACTCAAATCAGTCTGTGGCCATGTTTGCAGAGTTGATCAATTATTGTGTTTACTTGCAGCTATTGACAAGCATCACTGGAAGCCAAAAGATTTCTATCCCTACGTCAATTGTGGTATCAGGGATAGCAAAAATGTTTGTTGGTGAGCTAATTGAAACAGGCAAGTTCAGAATAGTCGTGTTGATTACTTTATTTCT
This window encodes:
- the LOC101780832 gene encoding transcription initiation factor TFIID subunit 11, with translation MKDPFEAAVEEQDSPPESPAPQEEEAGAAGPADDPEDYDGGPRAPPPRQASAPAALAAAAAKAKGRVQREQQEDEDDEEDQMEVDLEKLPTSTGDPDKLAKMNAILSQFTEQQMNRYESFRRSGFQKSNMKRLLTSITGSQKISIPTSIVVSGIAKMFVGELIETARIVMTERKDSGPIRPCHIREAYRRLKLEGKIPRRSVPRLFR